In a genomic window of Sulfurimonas denitrificans DSM 1251:
- a CDS encoding putative bifunctional diguanylate cyclase/phosphodiesterase, translated as MLNNISFYNFMHKQILVLIALFVSTATSYVFIGIAYSSYIIEPLWYMFVLTLSYFGYKLYVEYSDSNLTIQEKEIWLKKLRYFIFSYFSSWTIMFVVYAMRDNIELHYLAIFTQLGVSVVATTLLVSEKKLATFILASSMLPITIYLLLIGEFYSYIIAILTIVLAWVLYYGLRNTYGYLQKNQYQANHDYLTNLGNRRYFVELLKDAIKKQKSNNKYMFLFLIDLDHFKTINDTLGHDIGDKLLSEVAKRMGLLAKLNRSTISRIGGDEFCLLSDTYEDKVTCLKRAQSFAQELLETIKHTYIVDEHNLYISSSIGVSIIDNPNITANTLIKEADIAMYEAKLKGRDGVILFNNELSVRVERKLEVERFLRFAIKKEEITLNYQPQVDKKGKVVGCEVLVRWHNEQLGSVGPDEFIPISEQTGFIIELGHYILEESFKTLSEWDKKGLKLEQFSINISMRQMFCNTFIDDMLLLCAKYLNDSLSSKLIFEITESSAAEDIPKLINTMNRAKACGIRFSMDDFGTGYSSLSYLRQIPIYELKIDKAFINELGNPKKDANMVKTILNIAKNLGLSVVAEGVETQMQEKFLIDEKCDILQGYYFSKPLSKDKFEEFYLKGKISSL; from the coding sequence ATGCTAAATAATATTAGTTTTTATAATTTTATGCATAAACAAATTTTAGTATTAATCGCCCTGTTTGTCTCTACTGCAACCTCATATGTTTTTATTGGAATTGCTTACTCCTCTTATATTATAGAGCCATTATGGTATATGTTTGTTCTTACTCTGTCATATTTTGGATATAAGCTCTATGTAGAGTACTCAGACTCTAATTTAACGATTCAAGAGAAAGAGATATGGCTTAAAAAACTGCGTTATTTTATATTTTCTTACTTCTCATCATGGACAATTATGTTTGTTGTTTATGCTATGCGTGATAATATAGAACTTCACTATTTGGCTATTTTTACTCAACTTGGTGTCTCTGTTGTTGCTACTACCCTTCTCGTTTCAGAAAAAAAGTTAGCAACTTTTATACTAGCTTCTTCAATGCTTCCAATAACAATATATCTTTTGTTAATTGGAGAATTTTACTCATATATAATAGCAATATTAACTATTGTGCTTGCATGGGTTCTTTACTACGGTTTAAGAAATACTTATGGGTACCTTCAAAAAAATCAGTATCAAGCTAATCATGATTATCTGACAAATCTTGGAAATAGACGCTATTTTGTTGAGCTTCTTAAAGATGCAATAAAGAAGCAAAAGAGCAATAATAAGTACATGTTTCTTTTTTTAATAGATTTAGACCATTTCAAAACAATAAATGACACATTAGGACATGATATAGGAGATAAATTACTAAGTGAAGTTGCTAAAAGAATGGGCTTGCTTGCAAAATTAAATCGTAGCACTATATCAAGAATCGGTGGGGATGAATTTTGTTTACTTAGTGATACATACGAAGATAAAGTCACTTGCCTAAAACGTGCGCAAAGTTTTGCGCAAGAGCTTTTAGAAACAATTAAACATACATATATAGTAGATGAGCACAATTTATACATTAGCTCAAGTATAGGTGTAAGTATTATAGACAATCCAAACATAACTGCAAATACTCTTATAAAAGAGGCAGATATCGCTATGTATGAAGCAAAACTAAAAGGCAGAGATGGAGTAATACTCTTTAACAATGAACTCTCAGTTAGAGTAGAGAGAAAATTAGAAGTAGAGAGATTTTTACGTTTTGCTATAAAAAAAGAAGAAATAACACTAAACTATCAGCCACAAGTAGATAAAAAAGGCAAAGTCGTTGGCTGTGAAGTGCTAGTGAGATGGCATAATGAACAGTTAGGGAGTGTTGGCCCAGACGAGTTTATACCGATTTCTGAGCAGACAGGGTTTATAATTGAGCTTGGACACTATATTTTAGAAGAGAGTTTTAAAACACTTAGCGAATGGGATAAAAAAGGTCTAAAGCTAGAGCAGTTTTCTATAAATATTAGCATGAGACAGATGTTTTGTAACACATTTATAGATGACATGTTGTTATTGTGTGCAAAATATCTTAATGATTCTCTTAGTTCAAAACTGATTTTTGAGATTACAGAGTCAAGTGCTGCTGAAGATATACCAAAGTTGATAAACACAATGAACAGAGCAAAGGCATGTGGTATCCGTTTCTCTATGGATGATTTTGGTACTGGTTATTCATCGCTTAGTTATCTTCGCCAAATTCCAATATATGAGTTGAAAATAGATAAAGCTTTTATAAATGAGTTAGGTAATCCAAAAAAAGATGCAAATATGGTAAAAACAATCCTAAATATTGCTAAAAATTTAGGATTAAGTGTTGTTGCTGAAGGCGTAGAGACGCAAATGCAAGAGAAATTTTTAATAGATGAAAAGTGTGATATTTTACAAGGATACTACTTTTCAAAACCCCTCAGTAAAGATAAGTTTGAAGAGTTTTATTTAAAAGGTAAAATAAGCTCTCTCTAA
- the rdgB gene encoding RdgB/HAM1 family non-canonical purine NTP pyrophosphatase translates to MRLILATSNRGKVKEIKALCKDFKVIPYSELIEEFEIIEDASTFKGNALIKARAVFKVLSQKDEYKDMVVLADDSGISVDVLGGAPGIYSARYASKGASDKENLYKLIEDVKKSGAKGSPAHYTAAIAIVTKNYEYSVHGWMYGDVIAEVRGDGGFGYDPMFIPLGYDKTLGELDDDTKKNISHRAKALSLAKIILQTL, encoded by the coding sequence ATGAGACTTATATTGGCAACATCAAACAGAGGCAAAGTAAAAGAGATAAAAGCACTTTGCAAAGATTTTAAAGTTATTCCTTACAGCGAGTTAATAGAAGAGTTTGAAATTATAGAGGATGCCTCTACTTTTAAAGGGAATGCCCTCATAAAAGCAAGAGCAGTATTTAAAGTGCTCAGCCAAAAAGATGAGTATAAAGATATGGTTGTTTTAGCAGATGACAGTGGTATAAGTGTTGATGTATTGGGTGGTGCACCTGGAATTTACAGTGCTAGATATGCCTCAAAGGGCGCATCAGATAAAGAAAATCTTTATAAGCTAATAGAGGATGTTAAGAAGAGTGGCGCTAAGGGCTCACCTGCTCACTACACCGCTGCAATCGCAATCGTTACTAAAAATTATGAGTATAGTGTTCATGGCTGGATGTATGGAGATGTAATTGCAGAAGTTAGAGGCGATGGCGGTTTTGGCTATGACCCAATGTTTATTCCTTTAGGATACGACAAAACATTAGGTGAGTTAGATGATGATACTAAAAAAAATATATCTCACCGTGCTAAAGCGCTCAGTCTAGCAAAAATAATTCTTCAAACTTTATAG
- a CDS encoding MFS transporter, giving the protein MFKKVFPLSAILSLRFLGLFLVLPVISIYALELKGSTPFLVGIVVGGYALTQAIFQVPFGSMSDKIGRKPTLLVGLLIFLVGSVLCAYSTDIYTLMIGRFLQGAGAIGSVITAMISDLVQEEIRGKAMAIMGASIALSFALAMGLGPVLGAKYGVEFLFILTALFAVLAIILLFTKVPTPPKIKHTYHATAKTSDILKDSNLLNMIVINAMQKGLMTIAFVLIPIILTSADFAWQKSDLYMAYLPAMLFGLAAMGPAAVFGEKHNKPKEIFLLSIALFIVSFLIMGLTTSSSVFVVGVVLFFIAFNMMEPLVQSMITKFAKVHQKGAALGISNSIAYFATFIGGTSAGLLLGISDRETIGISVGVVALLWFLWTLKLQNPTKYSHLYLPQDDVDTTKLQNLESAHIAEWYINDSEKLIIVKYATGAIQKDDLISKISK; this is encoded by the coding sequence ATGTTTAAAAAAGTCTTCCCACTCTCTGCAATTCTTTCGCTGAGATTTTTAGGTCTATTTTTAGTTCTGCCTGTTATATCTATCTACGCACTAGAGCTTAAAGGTTCTACTCCTTTTCTTGTTGGTATCGTTGTTGGCGGTTATGCACTTACTCAAGCAATATTTCAAGTTCCTTTTGGAAGTATGAGTGATAAAATAGGAAGAAAACCAACGCTTTTAGTTGGTCTTTTAATCTTTTTAGTAGGTTCAGTACTGTGTGCTTACTCTACCGACATCTATACACTTATGATTGGACGTTTTCTACAGGGTGCTGGGGCAATTGGCTCAGTTATCACTGCTATGATTTCTGATCTTGTACAAGAGGAGATTCGTGGTAAAGCTATGGCAATCATGGGCGCTTCAATCGCTCTTAGTTTTGCACTTGCTATGGGGCTTGGTCCTGTTTTGGGCGCTAAATATGGTGTTGAGTTTCTATTTATACTAACAGCGCTCTTTGCTGTTCTTGCGATTATTTTACTCTTTACAAAAGTACCAACTCCGCCAAAGATTAAGCATACTTACCATGCAACTGCAAAAACATCAGATATTTTAAAAGATTCAAATCTTTTAAATATGATTGTTATAAATGCGATGCAAAAGGGACTTATGACTATAGCGTTTGTTCTCATTCCTATTATTTTAACAAGTGCTGATTTTGCTTGGCAAAAATCTGATTTATACATGGCATATCTTCCTGCTATGCTCTTTGGTCTGGCTGCTATGGGTCCTGCTGCTGTTTTTGGAGAAAAACATAACAAACCAAAAGAGATATTTCTTCTCTCTATCGCTCTTTTTATTGTCTCATTTTTGATAATGGGGCTTACAACTTCAAGCTCTGTTTTTGTTGTTGGAGTAGTTCTGTTTTTTATTGCCTTTAATATGATGGAGCCACTTGTTCAATCGATGATAACAAAGTTTGCAAAAGTGCACCAAAAAGGTGCAGCACTTGGGATTTCAAACTCTATTGCGTACTTTGCTACATTTATAGGCGGAACATCCGCTGGTCTTCTTCTTGGCATAAGCGATCGTGAGACTATTGGTATCTCTGTTGGCGTTGTTGCACTCTTATGGTTTTTATGGACATTAAAACTCCAAAATCCTACAAAATACTCTCATCTCTATCTCCCTCAAGATGATGTAGATACTACAAAACTACAAAATTTAGAGAGTGCTCATATCGCTGAGTGGTACATAAATGACAGTGAAAAACTTATTATCGTCAAGTATGCAACTGGTGCTATACAAAAAGATGATTTAATCTCTAAAATCTCTAAATAA
- the carA gene encoding glutamine-hydrolyzing carbamoyl-phosphate synthase small subunit yields MSMELLKKRAWIYLENGIFLEANSFGAESTVVGEIVFNVSMSGYQEIMSDPSYAGQFVTFTMPEIGNVGVNAQDMESKSAHAKGMIVRKYQDRYSSFRAEDSLSNFLKKQNVMGICDIDTRYLTKMLREEGSMMMIASTEISNKDELKKILQNSSRIEHVNYIEQVSTKVAYKHTQSTYNDREFKFDEAPASEANIVVLDFGVKTNILNELVSAKIGVEVIPNNFSGDELIKRYNNKEIDGVFLSNGPGDPLVLKHEQREIKKLIDAKVPMFGICLGHQLLSIAHGYDTFKLKFGHHGGNQPVKNMRTGLVEITAQNHNYNVPDNIVEVAEVTHTNLFDNTIEGLKYNDSPIFSVQHHPESSPGPKESRYIFNEFLSLIKR; encoded by the coding sequence ATGAGTATGGAATTATTAAAAAAAAGAGCTTGGATTTATCTTGAAAATGGAATTTTTTTAGAGGCAAATAGCTTTGGGGCAGAGAGTACCGTCGTTGGTGAAATAGTTTTTAACGTATCAATGAGTGGTTATCAAGAGATTATGTCTGATCCATCTTATGCAGGTCAATTTGTAACATTTACTATGCCAGAGATTGGAAATGTTGGTGTTAATGCTCAAGATATGGAGAGTAAATCAGCACATGCTAAAGGGATGATAGTTAGAAAGTATCAAGATAGATACTCTAGCTTTAGAGCAGAAGACTCTCTCTCTAATTTCTTAAAAAAACAAAATGTTATGGGTATTTGCGATATTGATACAAGATACTTAACTAAAATGCTAAGAGAAGAGGGGTCTATGATGATGATAGCTTCAACTGAAATTAGCAACAAAGATGAGTTGAAGAAAATTTTACAAAATAGCTCTAGAATAGAACATGTAAATTATATAGAACAAGTTAGCACAAAAGTAGCATATAAACATACTCAATCAACATATAATGATAGAGAGTTTAAATTTGATGAAGCTCCAGCATCTGAGGCAAATATAGTAGTTTTGGATTTTGGCGTAAAAACAAATATCTTAAATGAGCTGGTAAGTGCAAAAATTGGCGTAGAGGTAATCCCAAATAACTTTAGTGGCGATGAGCTTATAAAAAGATACAACAACAAAGAGATTGATGGAGTCTTCTTGTCAAACGGCCCTGGAGACCCACTTGTGCTAAAGCATGAACAAAGAGAGATTAAAAAATTAATAGACGCAAAAGTTCCTATGTTTGGGATTTGTCTTGGTCATCAACTTCTCTCTATTGCTCATGGATATGATACTTTTAAACTAAAATTTGGTCACCATGGTGGAAATCAGCCTGTAAAAAATATGAGAACAGGATTGGTAGAGATTACTGCTCAAAATCATAACTATAATGTTCCAGATAATATTGTAGAAGTTGCAGAAGTGACACATACGAATTTATTTGATAACACAATTGAGGGTCTAAAGTACAACGACTCCCCAATATTCTCTGTTCAGCATCACCCAGAATCTAGTCCTGGACCAAAAGAGAGCAGATATATCTTCAACGAGTTCTTATCTTTAATTAAAAGATAA
- a CDS encoding adenylosuccinate synthase, whose amino-acid sequence MPSRKADLIVGIQWGDEGKGKIVDRLAKEYDMVCRSQGGHNAGHTIWVDGVRYALHLIPSGILNPKAVNVIGNGVVLSPESIIKEMLQFENLEGRLFISDKAHLNLSYHSLIDQAREKLKGDKAIGTTGKGIGPAYSDKINRVGMRVGELLNPEKLCERIVEHFEQNRDIFAILNINMPNKNELLEELKGYSEKLSPFITDTTQLIWRALDKENKRVLLEGAQGTMLDIDHGTYPYVTSSSTISAGACTGLGINAKDIGKVIGIVKAYCTRVGNGPFPSEDLGKDGKLLGERGHEFGTTTGRARRCGWFDAVACRYASRLNGCDELALMKLDVLDGFDEVKVCVAYELNGAQIDYLPANLDDVKPIYKSFKGWDKTEGARRFEDLPKEAQDYIKIIEEITKTKVGIISTSPEREDTIIL is encoded by the coding sequence ATGCCGAGTCGTAAAGCAGATTTAATAGTTGGCATACAGTGGGGCGATGAGGGAAAAGGAAAAATTGTTGATAGATTAGCAAAAGAGTACGATATGGTTTGTAGAAGCCAAGGCGGACACAATGCTGGACATACGATTTGGGTAGATGGTGTTAGATATGCACTTCATCTTATTCCATCAGGCATATTAAACCCAAAAGCTGTAAATGTTATAGGAAATGGTGTTGTGCTCTCTCCCGAATCTATAATAAAAGAGATGCTGCAGTTTGAGAACCTTGAGGGAAGATTATTTATCTCTGATAAGGCGCACTTAAATCTCTCTTATCACTCTTTAATTGACCAAGCTCGTGAAAAACTAAAAGGCGATAAAGCAATTGGAACAACGGGCAAAGGAATTGGACCTGCATATTCAGATAAAATAAACCGAGTAGGTATGCGAGTTGGAGAACTTTTAAATCCAGAGAAACTTTGCGAGAGGATAGTTGAGCATTTTGAGCAAAATAGAGATATTTTTGCTATTTTAAATATTAATATGCCTAATAAAAACGAGTTGCTAGAGGAGTTAAAGGGGTACAGTGAAAAACTCTCTCCTTTTATAACAGATACGACTCAACTTATTTGGAGAGCGCTTGATAAAGAGAACAAAAGAGTTCTTCTTGAGGGTGCGCAGGGAACTATGTTGGATATTGACCATGGAACTTATCCTTATGTAACTTCAAGCTCTACTATTAGTGCTGGCGCATGTACAGGTCTTGGTATAAATGCTAAAGATATAGGAAAAGTTATTGGAATTGTAAAAGCTTACTGTACACGTGTTGGAAATGGACCATTCCCGAGTGAAGATTTAGGTAAAGACGGAAAACTTTTAGGTGAGAGAGGTCATGAATTTGGCACAACAACAGGGCGTGCTAGAAGATGCGGTTGGTTTGATGCTGTTGCATGTAGATATGCAAGTCGCTTAAATGGGTGTGACGAATTGGCTCTTATGAAACTGGATGTCCTTGATGGTTTTGATGAAGTTAAGGTATGTGTTGCTTATGAGTTAAATGGTGCCCAGATAGATTATCTTCCAGCAAATTTGGATGATGTTAAGCCTATATACAAATCGTTTAAGGGTTGGGATAAAACAGAGGGCGCAAGAAGATTTGAAGATTTGCCAAAAGAGGCGCAAGATTATATAAAAATTATAGAAGAGATAACAAAAACAAAAGTAGGTATAATCTCTACATCGCCTGAGAGAGAAGATACGATAATTTTATAA
- a CDS encoding flagellar export protein FliJ yields MKSRFTPLVKIKKNSMQSSERFLQRANNNLNSAISALELSYNSLKDLGSPQKGAMREMLATRALLDSQREIINHNKEWIAFAKNQVTQAKEQLKIDMIEYEKFKYLELQEIKAELKKMNAKEAKDLDEIALMTYIGKAR; encoded by the coding sequence GTGAAAAGCAGATTTACTCCACTTGTCAAAATTAAAAAAAATAGCATGCAGAGCAGCGAGCGATTTCTCCAAAGAGCAAATAACAATCTAAATAGTGCGATTAGTGCGCTTGAACTCTCCTACAACTCTCTCAAAGATCTTGGCTCTCCACAAAAGGGAGCTATGAGAGAAATGCTCGCAACAAGGGCGCTTCTTGACTCACAGAGAGAAATCATAAATCATAACAAAGAGTGGATTGCCTTTGCCAAAAACCAAGTTACTCAAGCCAAAGAGCAGCTTAAAATTGATATGATTGAGTATGAAAAATTTAAATACTTAGAACTTCAAGAGATAAAAGCAGAGCTGAAAAAGATGAATGCCAAAGAGGCAAAAGATTTGGACGAGATTGCATTAATGACATATATAGGAAAAGCAAGATGA
- a CDS encoding undecaprenyl-diphosphate phosphatase, producing the protein MTILDSIILGAIEGFTEFLPISSTGHLIVASEFLGLEQNAINKAYEVIIQFSAILAVIFNYKDKFSIKKIDLWMKVFIAFLPLAIIGFIFSTQIKELFSLHVVAVMFIVGGVVFLIVEKFFINEDEKTIYEVEAISLKQSLIIGFAQIFALIPGTSRAGSTIIGALLVGLSRKASAEFSFLLAFPVMGAVTAYDLLKHYKDFSEANLIILGVGFVTSFVVAYLSIKLFLKFLEKFTFFFFGVYRIVFGVILLLFFN; encoded by the coding sequence ATGACTATATTAGATTCGATAATTTTAGGTGCTATTGAAGGATTTACAGAGTTTTTGCCAATCTCCTCAACTGGACACCTCATAGTCGCAAGTGAGTTTTTAGGTTTAGAGCAAAATGCTATCAATAAAGCCTATGAAGTAATCATCCAATTCTCAGCGATATTAGCTGTAATTTTTAACTATAAAGATAAATTTAGCATCAAAAAAATTGATTTATGGATGAAGGTTTTTATTGCGTTCTTACCATTGGCCATTATTGGTTTTATATTTTCTACTCAAATAAAAGAGCTATTTAGTTTACATGTAGTTGCTGTTATGTTTATAGTAGGCGGGGTTGTATTTTTAATAGTAGAGAAATTTTTTATAAATGAAGATGAAAAAACCATTTATGAAGTAGAGGCAATTTCTCTTAAACAATCATTAATAATCGGTTTTGCTCAAATCTTTGCACTTATCCCAGGAACAAGCAGGGCTGGTTCAACGATTATAGGAGCGCTCCTTGTTGGTCTTAGCAGAAAGGCGAGTGCTGAGTTTAGTTTTTTACTTGCTTTTCCTGTTATGGGCGCCGTAACTGCATATGATTTACTTAAACATTATAAAGATTTTAGCGAAGCAAATTTAATCATCTTAGGCGTTGGTTTTGTTACATCATTTGTCGTTGCATATCTTAGTATAAAGCTCTTTTTGAAATTTTTAGAGAAGTTTACTTTTTTCTTCTTTGGAGTTTATCGCATTGTTTTTGGGGTAATATTACTTCTGTTTTTCAACTAA
- a CDS encoding ATP phosphoribosyltransferase regulatory subunit — MILEHEIPSGSKLYFGNSAKIKREIEKVASDILYSRGFEEIVTPIFSYHQHKSIANEKELIKVNDEKNNSISLRADSTIDVVRIIEKRLGRNTEHKKWFYIQPVFRYPTDEQFQIGVEFMGESKLSSVLNIAIEIFNTLEVYPLIQISNMMIPKLLVEMFDDLTLDDFRHVNIEKFLAQRVDWLEKLVYLQHPEQVDKLLEIVPQKIKIELEKMKSLCEAIGCPNSVLAPMYYAKMLYYDELFFRIIDKNEVYARGGRYKNLELSSVGFAIYTDVLIETKAK, encoded by the coding sequence ATGATACTTGAACATGAAATTCCTAGCGGTTCAAAACTCTATTTTGGCAATAGTGCTAAGATAAAAAGAGAGATTGAAAAGGTTGCTAGTGATATTTTATACTCTAGAGGATTTGAAGAGATAGTTACACCTATATTCTCATATCATCAACATAAAAGCATCGCCAATGAAAAAGAGCTTATAAAAGTAAATGATGAAAAAAACAACTCTATTTCGCTTAGAGCTGACTCTACAATAGATGTTGTAAGAATTATAGAAAAAAGACTTGGAAGAAATACAGAACATAAAAAATGGTTTTATATTCAACCTGTTTTTCGCTATCCAACGGATGAACAGTTTCAAATTGGTGTGGAGTTTATGGGCGAGAGCAAACTCTCATCCGTACTAAATATAGCAATAGAGATTTTCAATACTTTAGAGGTTTATCCTCTTATCCAAATCTCAAATATGATGATACCTAAGCTTTTAGTAGAGATGTTTGATGATTTAACGTTAGATGATTTTAGACATGTAAATATAGAAAAGTTTTTGGCTCAGAGAGTTGATTGGTTAGAGAAACTTGTATATCTTCAACATCCAGAGCAGGTTGATAAACTTTTAGAAATTGTTCCTCAAAAGATAAAAATTGAGTTAGAAAAAATGAAGAGTTTATGCGAAGCTATAGGTTGTCCTAACAGCGTTTTAGCACCAATGTACTATGCAAAAATGCTCTATTATGATGAGCTGTTTTTTAGAATTATTGATAAAAATGAGGTTTACGCTAGAGGCGGAAGATATAAAAATCTAGAGCTTAGTTCTGTAGGTTTTGCAATTTACACAGACGTACTTATAGAGACAAAAGCAAAATAG
- a CDS encoding pyridoxal-phosphate-dependent aminotransferase family protein, giving the protein MLLFTPGPTPVPQNVRNAMSDETMHHRTPEFEAIFFKTREYLFKLFGSDEVVMLSSSGTGAMEAAVVNLCHNTLLNVNSGKFGERFGKIALAHGLGNVEIKNEWDTPVSVEEVIKAIKENSNIDAIAVQISESAGGLRHPVEAIAKAVKELNPNIMIIADGITALGVEKIDIAYIDCLIAGSQKALMLPPGLAILGLSNAAIEKIGKGRGYYFNLATEIKSQRKNTTAWTAATTLTIGLLEILETIERNGGLDKLYADTASRAKAVMASLVAIGLHVYPKTPALSMTTIDDEDASKIRKILKTDFDVNVAGGQDHLDGKIFRINQMGIIAPYEISWVVNSIELALDKLGRRAYNGEANRVFNENYFKVGK; this is encoded by the coding sequence ATGTTACTTTTCACGCCTGGACCGACCCCTGTACCTCAAAATGTTCGCAATGCAATGAGTGATGAAACGATGCACCACCGTACACCCGAATTTGAAGCTATCTTCTTTAAAACAAGAGAGTATCTATTTAAACTTTTTGGCAGTGATGAGGTTGTAATGCTCTCATCAAGCGGAACGGGTGCTATGGAAGCAGCTGTTGTGAACCTTTGTCACAACACTCTTTTGAATGTAAACTCAGGTAAATTCGGTGAGAGATTTGGAAAAATCGCACTCGCTCACGGACTTGGAAATGTTGAGATAAAAAATGAGTGGGATACGCCCGTATCTGTAGAAGAGGTTATAAAAGCAATAAAAGAAAACTCTAATATTGACGCAATTGCAGTTCAAATAAGTGAATCTGCTGGCGGTCTTCGCCATCCAGTTGAAGCAATAGCAAAGGCTGTAAAAGAGTTAAACCCAAATATCATGATTATAGCTGATGGTATAACTGCTCTTGGCGTTGAGAAGATTGATATAGCATACATAGATTGTCTAATTGCAGGAAGTCAAAAAGCACTAATGCTTCCTCCAGGACTTGCTATATTGGGGCTTAGTAACGCTGCGATAGAGAAGATAGGCAAAGGTAGAGGATACTACTTTAACCTCGCAACAGAGATAAAATCTCAAAGAAAAAACACTACTGCTTGGACGGCTGCTACAACTCTAACTATAGGGCTTTTAGAGATACTAGAAACCATAGAGAGAAATGGCGGACTTGATAAGCTTTATGCAGATACTGCTTCTAGAGCTAAGGCGGTAATGGCTTCTCTTGTGGCAATCGGGCTACATGTATATCCAAAAACTCCAGCTCTCTCAATGACAACGATAGATGATGAAGATGCGTCAAAAATCAGAAAAATTTTAAAAACTGATTTTGACGTAAATGTTGCTGGGGGACAAGATCATTTAGATGGAAAAATTTTCCGTATAAATCAGATGGGAATAATCGCTCCGTATGAAATTTCTTGGGTTGTAAACTCGATAGAACTAGCTCTTGACAAGCTTGGGCGTAGAGCTTACAACGGAGAAGCAAATAGAGTCTTTAATGAAAACTATTTCAAAGTTGGCAAGTAG
- a CDS encoding magnesium transporter MgtE N-terminal domain-containing protein: MMKIFFIILLFMLPLIALETSDKLFECTEIFKARKSELLIELERIDEQKQALSALKVATEELLKKREAKVSQEEESVSKSLSEITSKEESIKKMLQENEEVLKEIKEVKMLKMSETFAKMKAANAANVLSEMDALEAAAILSSLKPKTIGTILSKMDAQKASELTLLLAK; encoded by the coding sequence ATGATGAAAATATTTTTTATAATACTTCTGTTTATGCTTCCGCTTATTGCACTTGAGACAAGCGATAAGCTTTTTGAGTGTACCGAAATTTTTAAAGCAAGGAAAAGTGAACTTCTTATAGAACTTGAGAGAATTGATGAGCAAAAACAAGCACTAAGTGCTCTTAAAGTAGCAACAGAAGAGCTTTTAAAAAAGAGAGAAGCAAAAGTATCGCAAGAAGAAGAGAGTGTTTCAAAATCTCTCAGTGAGATAACCTCCAAAGAAGAGTCAATTAAAAAAATGCTTCAAGAAAATGAAGAGGTATTAAAAGAGATAAAAGAGGTTAAAATGCTTAAGATGTCAGAGACTTTTGCAAAGATGAAAGCAGCAAATGCAGCAAATGTTTTATCTGAAATGGACGCTTTAGAAGCCGCTGCTATTTTATCATCACTTAAACCAAAAACTATAGGAACAATTTTAAGCAAAATGGATGCGCAAAAAGCTTCAGAGCTTACACTACTTCTAGCAAAGTGA
- a CDS encoding DUF507 family protein — protein MKISLKTIPHIANKIAIDLNKSDVVKMTKGLEPIAKEAEKILSHDAKQEMALEEKTHQICEANEEEIEFNLVDERQLFFMIKKKLAPEFGVILNYEERYSDISHKILDELYEEDLIHFDVTENRIKNIIYNSITSFITEASELDNIIMDKIKTYKKRYIPGTDEFDILYEKIYREELTRRGME, from the coding sequence ATGAAAATATCACTTAAAACTATCCCTCATATAGCCAACAAGATTGCAATTGACCTAAATAAAAGTGATGTCGTCAAGATGACAAAAGGACTTGAGCCTATAGCAAAAGAGGCAGAAAAAATATTGTCTCACGATGCCAAGCAAGAGATGGCACTTGAAGAGAAGACACACCAGATATGTGAAGCAAATGAAGAAGAGATAGAGTTCAACTTAGTAGATGAGAGACAGCTCTTCTTTATGATAAAGAAAAAACTAGCCCCAGAATTTGGTGTAATTCTAAATTATGAAGAGCGCTACTCTGATATATCTCATAAAATACTTGATGAACTATACGAAGAAGATTTAATCCACTTTGATGTAACAGAAAATCGTATAAAAAACATTATCTACAATTCTATAACTTCATTTATTACTGAAGCTTCTGAACTTGACAATATTATTATGGATAAGATAAAAACATACAAAAAAAGATATATACCAGGAACTGATGAGTTTGATATTTTATATGAGAAAATTTATAGAGAAGAGCTAACTAGAAGGGGCATGGAGTAA